In a single window of the Nicotiana tomentosiformis chromosome 10, ASM39032v3, whole genome shotgun sequence genome:
- the LOC104109579 gene encoding vignain-like — translation MKKFFLVLFCLALVLRLGEAFDFQEKELETEESLWELYERWRSHHTVSRSLDEKHKRFNVFKANVHYVNDFNNKDKPYKLKLNKFADMTNHEFTSHYAGSKVKHYRSLQGTPSGNGSFMYANVNNVPPSVDWRKKGAVTPVKDQGQCGSCWAFSTVVAVEGINQIKTNKLISLSEQELVDCDTRQNQGCNGGLMDLAFDFIKKKGGITTEDNYPYRAADGKCNIQKENSPAVSIDGHEDVPPNNEDALLKAAANQPIAVAIDASGSDFQFYSEGVYTGDCGTELDHGVAVVGYGTTVDGTKYWTVKNSWGAEWGEKGYIRMQRGIDAKEGLCGIAMEPSYPIKTSSNPTGSPATTYKDEL, via the exons ATGAAGAAGTTCTTTCTTGTTCTTTTCTGTTTAGCTCTGGTTCTTAGGCTCGGGGAGGCTTTCGATTTCCAAGAGAAGGAGTTGGAGACGGAGGAAAGTTTGTGGGAGTTGTACGAGAGGTGGAGAAGCCATCACACAGTGTCAAGGAGCCTTGATGAGAAGCACAAGAGGTTCAATGTGTTCAAGGCCAATGTTCACTATGTTAACGACTTCAACAACAAGGACAAGCCTTATAAGTTAAAACTTAACAAATTTGCAGACATGACTAACCATGAATTCACAAGTCATTATGCTGGTTCCAAGGTTAAACATTACAGGTCACTCCAAGGAACTCCAAGTGGGAATGGAAGTTTCATGTATGCTAATGTGAACAACGTCCCTCCCTCTGTTGATTGGAGGAAGAAAGGCGCCGTAACTCCTGTCAAAGACCAAGGCCAGTGTG GAAGTTGCTGGGCATTTTCAACTGTGGTAGCAGTGGAGGGAATAAACCAAATCAAAACGAATAAATTAATTTCTCTATCAGAGCAAGAGCTTGTCGACTGTGACACTAGACAAAACCAAGGATGCAATGGAGGATTGATGGACTTGGCATTTGACTTCATCAAGAAAAAGGGAGGCATCACTACAGAGGATAACTATCCTTACAGAGCTGCAGATGGAAAGTGTAACATCCAAAAA GAGAATTCTCCTGCTGTATCAATCGACGGACATGAGGATGTTCCCCCTAATAATGAGGATGCATTGCTTAAAGCAGCTGCCAACCAGCCTATTGCTGTAGCAATAGACGCTTCAGGCTCTGATTTCCAGTTCTATTCTGAG GGGGTGTACACGGGAGATTGTGGGACTGAGCTAGACCACGGAGTGGCAGTTGTGGGCTATGGTACGACTGTTGATGGAACCAAATACTGGACTGTGAAGAACTCCTGGGGAGCTGAATGGGGAGAAAAAGGATACATTAGAATGCAGCGTGGAATTGATGCAAAAGAAGGATTGTGTGGTATAGCAATGGAACCCTCCTACCCAATCAAGACTTCAAGCAACCCTACAGGGTCTCCTGCAACAACATATAAGGATGAACTCTAG